Proteins encoded in a region of the Zea mays cultivar B73 chromosome 4, Zm-B73-REFERENCE-NAM-5.0, whole genome shotgun sequence genome:
- the LOC100272643 gene encoding uncharacterized LOC100272643 has translation MGVEEERDGEEQRRPLLSSTPPAAADPQQQQYQFLGRSTSSVLRGGGGGWEGPEVSADEVRSAAGFHTFQGPPPNGDNAYAYPPSIHSAMLSPSPSHAPPSPHPNEGLAIVPQGPYPYGGSYQPSESVGRDVLDEVEIRQLLIDHIGHRCCWGSHPARTWKITSIEDCNVYVGTLETFIEERYIITKKEPFESGNIDGREKGPLPGLWELDLRSKFPVLFVPEKEVTVKIPHSDIIEKCSDCEGRGEKPCPTCNAGQAHGFYKANQMTQCGACHGRGLLAHQDGSDTVCGMCNGKGMLPCIACGSRGLVTCNTCTGYGSLLAQSMAHVQWKTLSARKVSAARGAASVPEEVFHRAKGVQLCNIQAYQCTPAFFADSYPLNQFSSEVIASRLPVPPSARVISERHIISVVPVTRVTMARRKQSFSFYVVGYSRDVFIRDYPSKFCWGLCCCFEWLGK, from the exons ATGGGTGTCGAGGAGGAGCGCGACGGCGAGGAGCAACGCcgccccctcctctcctccaccccgCCAG CCGCGGCGGACCCGCAGCAGCAACAGTACCAGTTCCTGGGCCGGAGCACCTCTTCAGTGCTGCGCGGCGGTGGCGGGGGCTGGGAAGGGCCTGAGGTGAGCGCCGACGAGGTCAGGTCCGCCGCTGGCTTCCACACGTTCCAGGGCCCACCTCCCAACGGCGACAACGCCTATGCTTACCCGCCGTCCATTCATAGCGCCATGCTCTCCCCGTCCCCATCTCATGCCCCACCGTCTCCCCATCCAAATG AAGGGTTGGCGATTGTTCCTCAAGGGCCATATCCGTATGGTGGCAGTTACCAACCTTCTGAGAGCGTCGGGAG GGATGTACTGGATGAGGTGGAGATCCGACAGCTACTCATTGACCATATTGGACATCGATGCTGTTGGGGAAGTCACCCTGCCCGCACATGGAAAATTACCTCCATTGAGGACTGCAATGTCTATGTTGGCACCTTGGAAACCTTCATCGAGGAAAGATACATTATTACAAAAAAGGAGCCCTTTGAAAGTGGGAATATAGATGGAAGAGAAAAAGGTCCTTTGCCTGGATTGTGGGAACTTGATTTGAGGTCTAAGTTTCCTGTACTTTTTGTACCAGAGAAAGAAGTGACTGTCAAGATTCCACATTCAGATATTATTGAAAAGTGCTCAG ATTGTGAGGGTCGTGGAGAGAAACCATGCCCTACATGCAATGCTGGTCAGGCTCACGGGTTTTATAAAGCAAATCAGATGACCCAGTGTGGTGCATGTCATGGCAGAGGTttacttgctcaccaagatggatctGATACAGT ATGTGGAATGTGCAATGGTAAAGGAATGTTACCTTGTATAGCATGTGGATCACGTGGATTAGTGACATGCAACACATGTACTGGATATGGTTCCCTCCTTGCACAAAGCATGGCTCATGTTCAATG GAAGACGCTGTCAGCTAGAAAAGTTAGTGCAGCTAGAGGGGCTGCCTCGGTCCCTGAAGAAGTTTTCCACAGAGCCAAAGGAGTGCAGCTATGCAACATACAGGCATACCAGTGCACTCCTGCATTTTTTGCTGATTCATACCCACTCAACCAGTTCTCCTCAGAAGTCATCGCTAGCCGGCTGCCAGTTCCACCATCTGCAAGGGTTATTTCCGAGAGACACATCATTTCAGTTGTGCCTGTAACCCGTGTCACAATGGCGCGTCGCAAGCAGTCATTTAGCTTCTATGTCGTTGGCTACAGCAGGGATGTGTTCATAAGAGACTATCCTTCGAAGTTTTGCTGGGGCCTCTGCTGCTGCTTCGAGTGGCTGGGGAAATAG